A region from the Ptychodera flava strain L36383 chromosome 12, AS_Pfla_20210202, whole genome shotgun sequence genome encodes:
- the LOC139145070 gene encoding toll-like receptor 3: MFETSFSGLPNLSVLNLQHNEISTLPNGIFDDLLRLRVLNLGNNHLTCMDITHLNELVDVQTIIVDGLNFSNCNEANFVHIPTVEILSISGSEISDHSLKKLRLPNNHLRHVDLSENMIESAESGILLNMTHVVSLNLSRNPLFPEPLERLLQGLKNSSIYVLKLQRLGTREERFSELRPTTFRPLNRTKLEELYFSRNNITTLSANSFVGLHRLKFLDLYDNKVGILSPDTFYGLTDLTTLKLGNNHLSDIEQVKEALKHLESLQYLDLGYNKLTEISSFAFVGVPNLVKLVLENNEISNIHRDSFGGLSNVHELDLTKNDIQDIPNDTFSALASLRILKLRHNALLSLKETHRPFRYLKNLTDLSITYSEPAAVNLHDVRTITTLEIGNDYHLPWKTHEVDASIANFTRLEILDIQRGRLIALPQMIPLRILRIADVTGAETELDFADFTKHPLLEEITVKSSNINITYGAPTIVKLPRLKTLILNQLQMTTFDTKILETAPNLETLVFRVRSLDCSCTIADFVDWMITDRKVRIDYLQDMVCETPLKRQGYFLFNVDFGNECHTAIIIAISLTCVTIVIVLSTILLVRFRWHLRHAIFLIKLKCGGYQLAVNDDSDDEPDNKYDAFVVYNEHDRDWVMGQLRPQS; this comes from the coding sequence ATGTTCGAAACATCCTTTAGTGGTCTGCCAAATTTGTCGGTGTTAAACCTCCAACACAACGAAATATCAACTCTTCCGAATGGAATTTTTGATGATCTGTTGCGCCTGCGTGTTTTGAATCTGGGAAATAACCATCTAACTTGTATGGACATCACACATCTCAACGAACTGGTTGATGTACAAACCATCATTGTTGACGGCCTCAACTTCTCAAATTGCAACGAGGCAAACTTTGTTCACATACCTACAGTAGAGATTTTATCAATTAGTGGGAGTGAAATTAGTGATCACTCACTGAAGAAACTCCGACTGCCAAACAACCACCTAAGACATGTCGATCTCTCAGAAAACATGATAGAATCTGCAGAATCTGGTATATTGTTGAACATGACACATGTTGTCAGTCTGAATCTGAGTCGCAACCCACTCTTTCCGGAGCCATTAGAGAGATTACTGCAAGGCTTGAAAAACTCTAGCATATATGTGCTAAAGCTGCAGAGATTAGGCACTCGAGAAGAAAGATTCTCTGAACTTCGACCAACAACTTTCAGACCgttaaacagaacaaaactgGAAGAATTATATTTCTCAAGAAATAACATAACAACGCTTTCTGCCAACTCATTTGTTGGTCTGCATCGTTTAAAATTCCTCGATCTCTATGACAACAAAGTGGGGATACTTTCCCCGGACACATTTTACGGTCTGACTGATTTGACAACACTTAAGTTGGGCAACAACCATCTATCTGATATTGAACAAGTCAAGGAAGCCCTGAAGCACCTGGAATCTTTGCAATATCTTGACCTTGGATACAATAAACTGACTGAGATTTCATCCTTCGCCTTTGTGGGTGTTCCAAATCTGGTGAAACTTGTGCTCGAGAACAACGAAATCTCAAACATTCACCGAGACAGCTTCGGAGGCCTAAGTAACGTCCATGAATTGGACTTGACGAAAAACGACATACAAGACATACCAAATGATACGTTCTCGGCTCTTGCTTCGTTAAGAATTTTAAAGCTTCGACACAATGCCCTGCTCTCCTTGAAGGAAACTCATCGCCCATTTAGATACTTGAAAAACCTGACTGACTTAAGCATCACTTACAGCGAACCAGCAGCCGTAAATCTGCATGATGTACGAACCATTACGACACTTGAAATCGGTAACGATTACCACCTACCGTGGAAAACACACGAGGTCGACGCGAGCATTGCAAATTTTACCAGACTCGAGATTTTGGATATCCAGCGAGGTAGACTCATCGCCCTTCCACAAATGATTCCACTGAGGATCCTACGGATTGCGGATGTGACTGGAGCTGAAACTGAACTTGACTTCGCTGACTTTACAAAGCATCCTTTGTTGGAAGAGATAACTGTAAAATCTAGTAACATTAACATCACATATGGAGCTCCGACAATAGTCAAGCTTCCACGTTTGAAGACATTGATTCTGAACCAACTTCAAATGACAACTTTTGACactaaaatacttgaaaccgccCCGAATTTGGAAACCTTAGTATTCAGAGTCCGTTCACTGGACTGTTCCTGTACCATTGCTGACTTTGTCGACTGGATGATAACTGATAGAAAGGTCAGAATAGATTATCTGCAAGACATGGTCTGTGAAACACCCTTGAAAAGGCAGGGTTATTTCCTGTTCAATGTAGATTTCGGCAATGAATGTCACACAGCCATTATTATTGCAATATCTCTGACATGTGTGACTATCGTAATAGTTCTGAGCACCATTCTACTTGTGCGCTTTCGATGGCATCTACGGCATgcaatatttttaataaaactgaaatgtggAGGTTACCAGTTGGCAGTAAACGATGACAGTGACGATGAACCTGATAATAAATACGATGCCTTTGTCGTGTACAATGAACATGACCGAGACTGGGTCATGGGTCAATTACGCCCACAATCTTGA